Proteins co-encoded in one Podospora pseudoanserina strain CBS 124.78 chromosome 7 map unlocalized CBS124.78p_7, whole genome shotgun sequence genomic window:
- the HSP98 gene encoding Heat shock protein hsp98 (COG:O; EggNog:ENOG503NXN8) has product MNSKMEFTDRAKKALEDAMVLAEQYAHSQLLPVHLAVALLDPLPDQSKDLQNAPPGTTQTLLRQVVERAHGDPQLFDRALKKMLVRLPSQDPPPESVSMAPSFNNVLRKAMELQKVQKDTYIAVDHLIQALSEDVSIQGALKEANIPKPKLVQEAVQQIRGTKRVDSRNADTEQENENLAKFTIDMTAMAREGKIDPVIGREEEIRRVVRILSRRTKNNPVLIGEPGVGKTTVVEGLAQRIVNNDVPDNLAACKLLSLDVGALVAGSKYRGEFEERMKGVLKEIQESKEMIVLFVDEIHLLMGAGSSGEGGMDAANLLKPMLARGQLHCIGATTLAEYRKYIEKDAAFERRFQQVLVKEPTIPETISILRGLKEKYEVHHGVNIADAAIVASANLAARYLTSRRLPDSAVDLIDEAAAAVRVARESQPEIIDSLERRLRQLKIEIHALSREKDEASKTRLAQARQDAENVEEELRPLREKYERERQRGKDIQEAKLKLEALRVKAEDASRVGDHSRAADLQYYAIPEQEAVIRRLEKEKAAADAALNANGGDSGGSMITDVVGPDQINEIVARWTGIPVTRLKTTEREKLLHMEKALGKIVVGQKEAVQSVSNAIRLQRSGLANPNQPPSFLFCGPSGTGKTLLTKALAEFLFDDPKSMIRFDMSEYQERHSLSRMIGAPPGYVGHDSGGQLTEALRRKPFSILLFDEVEKAAKEVLTVLLQLMDDGRITDGQGRVVDAKNCIVVMTSNLGAEYLARPNGKDGKIDPTTRELVMNALRNYFLPEFLNRINSIVIFNRLTRKEIRRIVDLRISEIQKRLSDNDRNVIIKVSEAAKDKLGAQGYSPAYGARPLQRLLEKEVLNRMAILILRGSIRDGEVARVDLVDNKVTVLPNHQESEASDEEMMIDSDDALDEIAPDSMDEDLYND; this is encoded by the coding sequence ATGAACTCGAAAATGGAGTTTACCGACCGTGCCaagaaggcgttggaggacGCCATGGTCCTCGCCGAACAGTACGCACACTCACAGCTGCTGCCAGTACACTTGGCAGTCGCCCTACTCGatcccctccccgaccagaGCAAAGATCTTCAGAACGCACCACCAGGGACGACACAAACCCTCCTACGACAAGTCGTTGAGCGCGCCCATGGCGATCCCCAGCTCTTCGACCGTGCTCTCAAGAAGATGCTCGTCCGCCTGCCGAGCCAAGACCCCCCACCAGAGTCGGTCTCGATGGCGCCCTCGTTCAACAATGTCCTTCGCAAGGCCATGGAGCTGCAAAAGGTGCAGAAGGATACCTACATAGCGGTAGACCATCTCATCCAAGCCCTCTCAGAAGATGTGTCGATCCAGGGTGCCCTCAAGGAGGCCAACATCCCCAAGCCAAAACTAGTGCAGGAGGCTGTGCAGCAAATCCGCGGCACCAAGCGTGTCGACTCTCGCAATGCCGACACAGAGCAGGAGAACGAGAATCTCGCCAAATTCACCATCGACATGACCGCCATGGCCAGAGAGGGCAAGATTGATCCCGTCATTGGCCGTGAGGAAGAGATCCGCCGCGTCGTCCGCATTCTTTCTCGGCGCACAAAGAACAACCCGGTGCTCATCGGTGAGCCCGGTGTGGGTAAGACGACCGTCGTCGAAGGTCTTGCCCAGCGGATTGTCAACAATGATGTCCCCGACAACCTTGCGGCCTGCAAGCTGCTCTCTCTGGATGTCGGTGCGCTGGTCGCAGGCAGCAAGTACAGAGGCGAGTTCGAGGAGCGTATGAAGGGTGTTTTGAAGGAAATTCAGGAGTCTAAGGAGATGATTGTCCTGTTTGTCGACGAGATCCACCTTCTCATGGGTGCTGGTTCATCTGGCGAGGGTGGCATGGATGCCGCCAACTTGCTCAAGCCCATGCTTGCCAGAGGCCAGCTTCACTGTATCGGCGCCACCACCTTAGCCGAGTACCGCAAGTACATTGAGAAGGATGCCGCTTTCGAGCGTCGTTTCCAGCAAGTCCTGGTCAAGGAGCCGACCATTCCCGAGACCATTTCCATTCTCCGTGGTCTCAAGGAGAAGTACGAAGTCCACCACGGTGTCAACATTGCCGATGCCGCCATCGTGGCCTCCGCCAACCTAGCTGCTCGGTACCTCACATCTCGCAGACTCCCCGATTCGGCCGTTGATCTGATCGacgaggctgccgctgcaGTTCGCGTAGCCCGCGAGTCTCAGCCGGAAATTATCGACTCCCTTGAGCGCCGGCTACGCCAACTCAAGATTGAAATTCACGCTTTGTCTCGTGAGAAGGACGAGGCTTCCAAGACCCGACTCGCTCAGGCCCGCCAGGATGCCGAGAacgttgaggaggagttgagaCCACTTCGTGAGAAGTACGAGAGAGAGCGCCAGCGCGGTAAAGACATTCAGGAGGCCAAGTTGAAGTTGGAGGCTCTTCGTGTCAAGGCCGAGGATGCCAGCAGAGTGGGAGACCACAGCCGTGCTGCCGATCTTCAGTACTACGCCATCCCCGAGCAAGAGGCTGTCATCCGGCgccttgagaaggagaaagcTGCCGCTGACGCTGCCCTGAATGCCAACGGCGGTGACTCTGGTGGTTCCATGATCACCGATGTCGTCGGACCAGACCAAATCAACGAAATCGTCGCCCGCTGGACCGGTATTCCCGTCACCCGCCTCAAGACCACCGAGCGGGAGAAGCTTCTGCACATGGAGAAGGCTCTTGGCAAGATTGTCGTCGGTCAGAAAGAAGCTGTCCAGTCCGTGTCCAACGCCATCCGTCTGCAGCGCTCAGGTCtggccaaccccaaccagccTCCTAGCTTCCTGTTCTGCGGTCCCTCCGGTACCGGTAAGACGCTTCTCACCAAGGCGCTTGCCGAGTTCCTGTTCGACGATCCGAAGTCAATGATCCGCTTCGATATGTCTGAGTACCAGGAGCGTCACTCCCTGAGCCGCATGATTGGTGCTCCTCCCGGCTACGTTGGTCACGACTCTGGTGGCCAGCTGACCGAGGCCCTTCGTCGCAAgcccttctccatcctcctcttcgacgaggttgagaaggctgccaaggaAGTTTTGACGGTTCTCCTTCAGCTCATGGACGATGGTCGCATCACCGACGGCCAAGGCCGTGTCGTTGATGCCAAGAACTGCATCGTTGTCATGACTTCTAACTTGGGTGCCGAGTACCTCGCTCGGCCCAACGGCAAGGACGGCAAGATTGATCCCACCACTCGGGAGCTCGTCATGAATGCTCTCCGCAACTACTTCCTTCCCGAGTTCCTCAACCGTATCAACTCGATTGTCATCTTTAACCGTCTCACCCGCAAGGAGATTCGCCGCATTGTCGACCTGCGGATTAGCGAAATCCAGAAGCGTCTCAGCGACAACGATCGCAACGTCATCATCAAGGTGTCGGAGGCAGCCAAAGACAAGCTGGGTGCCCAGGGCTACTCGCCAGCCTATGGTGCCAGACCGCTGCAACGCTtgcttgagaaggaggtgcTCAACCGCATGGCTATCCTAATACTGCGCGGCAGCATTCGTGACGGCGAAGTCGCTCGTGTCGACCTGGTGGATAACAAGGTTACTgttctccccaaccaccaagagAGCGAGGCTTCTgacgaggagatgatgattgACTCGGATGATGCTCTGGATGAGATTGCCCCCGATTCGATGGATGAAGATCTCTACAATGACTAG
- the TIM8 gene encoding Mitochondrial import inner membrane translocase subunit tim8 (EggNog:ENOG503P6QF; COG:U) — translation MMNDVARCGPPLHLSYEPLIGHSPAAEYFWKNLGSLTTKSTQTGTQPYHHHHHHHLSDFLDLFFLISERRSATQTTTKMSSSLALDQADIEKLNDKDKAELRQFFANEEQKSKIQSQSHALTSLCWKKCMASSSTFKSGALDGTEKACLANCVERFMDVNMATVRQLAGMGGRH, via the exons ATGATGAACGACGTGGCTCGGTGTGggcctcctcttcacctttcATATGAGCCGCTGATTGGTCACTCACCGGCCGCCGAATATTTTTGGAAGAACCTTGGAAGCTTGACCACCAAGTCCACCCAGACAGGTACCCAGCcataccaccaccatcaccaccaccacctctctgACTTCCtcgatcttttttttttaatttctGAAAGAAGATCAGCAActcaaacaaccaccaaaatgtcctcctccctcgccctcgaccaAGCCGacatcgagaagctcaacgacaaggacaaggccgagCTCCGCCAGTTCTTCGCCAACGAGGAGCAAAAGAGCAAGATCCAGAGCC AATCCCAcgccctcacctccctctgctgGAAAAAGTgcatggcctcctcctccaccttcaagTCGGGCGCCCTCGACGGCACGGAAAAGGCCTGCCTCGCCAACTGCGTTGAGAGGTTCATGGACGTCAACATGGCTACTGTTAGGCAGCTGGCTGGCATGGGGGGACGTCACTAG
- the RPL25 gene encoding 60S ribosomal protein L25 (EggNog:ENOG503P2TQ; COG:J; BUSCO:EOG092657YR) produces the protein MAPKDVKKGGASKAGKGAQAKKAAQAALKGVHAHKKTKVRYSTTFHRPKTLQLSRAPKYPRKSIPHAPRLDEHKVIIHPLNTEGALKKIEEQNTLVFIVDVKANKAQIKLALKKLYDIDTVKINTLIRPDGSKKAFARLTADVDALDIAATKLGLV, from the exons CTCCCAAGGACGTTAAGAAAG GCGGTGCCTCCAAGGCTGGCAAGGGTGCTcaggcgaagaaggctgctCAGGCTGCCCTCAAGGGT GTCCACGCCCacaagaagaccaaggtcCGCTACAGCACCACCTTCCACCGCCCCAAGACCCTCCAGTTGTCTCGCGCTCCCAAGTACCCCCGCAAGTCGATCCCCCACGCCCCCCGCCTCGACGAGCACAAggtcatcatccaccccctcaataCCGAGGGTGCCCTTAAGAAGATCGAGGAGCAGAACACcctcgtcttcatcgtcgatgtcaaggccaacaaggCTCAGATTAAGCTGGCTCTTAAGAAGCTTTACGACATTGACACCGTCAAGATCAACACCTTGATCCGCCCCGACGGCTCCAAGAAGGCTTTCGCCCGCCTCACCGCTGATGTCGATGCCCTCGACATTGCCGCTACcaagctcggcctcgtctAA